The Actinomycetota bacterium genome segment TCAGCGATGAGGAGATGGCCGCGATCGGCCCGCGCATCAAGGGGCACACGTTCCATGGTGAGTGGAACTACACGATCGTCCCGCCGTCGCCCGCCGGCTAACTACAGTCATGTAATTCCGTTCCGGACCCTTAGGGCGCCTCGTCCTCCGCGGGATGGCGGTCGGGCAGCCACACGTGGAACGCGGCGCCGCCGCCGGGGCGGTCGTCCGCCCACGCCCGGCCTCCGTGCAGCTCGGCGAACCGGCCCACCAGGGACAGCCCGATGCCGACGCCGGGAGAATGGGACCGGGACTGGGGCCCCTGCCGGAACGGCTCGAACACGGCTTCCTTGAGGTGCTCGGGCGCGCCGGGGCCCGAGTCCTCCACCGTGATCAGCACGCCGTCGCCGTCGCGGCGGGCCCGCACCCAGATGGGCAGTCCGTCCGGCGTGTGGCGGGCCGCGTTCGCCACCAGGTTCTCCACGATCCGCTCCACCTTCGCGCCGTCCACCTCCGCCGTCACCGGCGGGTCCTGCACCTCGATCTCGACCGCGCGGTCCCCGGCCAGCTCGAGGCCCGCCACCACCTGCTCGACCAGCTCCCCGACGTCGGTGGGACGGCGCCGCGGCTCCACGATGCCCCGGGACAGCCGGTCCAGGTCGAGGAGGTCGGACAGCAGCCGGTCCAGCTTGCGGGCGTTCACCGAGAGCCGTTCCAGCATCTCCCGTGACCGGTCCGGCGGGAGATGGTCGCCCTGGCGTTCCATGGTCAGGGCCAGCCCGAGGATGGCCGCCAGCGGCGTCCGCAGCTCGTGCGACACGGCTTCCAGGAACGTGTTCTTCATCTCGTCCAGCGCCAGCAGCCGGCTGGAGACGTCCTTCTCCCGCTCGAACGCGACGCGCAGCGCTTCCTCCGCCCGGTGGCGCTCCGTCACGTCCATGAACACCCCGATCAGCCCGACCCGCTCCCCGTCCCCTTCACGGATCGGCGAGACCCGGGCCGAGGCCACGAAGGAGGTCCCGTCCGGACGGAGGACGTCGAAGTCGCCCGACCACGTGTCGCCCGCGACGGCTTCGGTGTTCACGCGGACCGCGAGGTCGGCGGGGATGGGGATGACCTCGCGGAACCGCCGCCCGATGGCCTCCTCGGCGGACCGGCCGAACAGCCGCCCGGCGAACGCGTTCCAGTACGTGATCCGGTCGTCGCCGTCGGTGGCCACCACCGCGTTCTCCACGATGTCGAGCAGATGCGCCTGGAACCCCAAGGCCTCCTCGGCCCGGCGCCGCTCGGTGAGCTCGGTCCGGGCCGACGTGTACAGCCGGGCGTTGTCGAGGGCCAGGGACGCCAGCTCGGCGAACCGCGACAGCACGGCCACGTCGTCGTCGGTGAACGTGGCCCCCGGCTCCACGTGGACCAGGCCGAGCACCCCGATCACCTTGTCGCCGGAGGTGAGCGGGACTCCCATCCCCGCGTGGAACATCCCGGTGGGCCAGTCGGGGGCGCGCCCGTCCCACGTGTCGTAGTCCTTCACGCAGAGTGTCTCGCCCGTCTCCCACACCTTTCCGCCGAGACCCTCCCCGCGGCGCAGGCGAAAGCCCACGCTCCCCGCGAACAGGCCCAGGCCCACCTGGACCTCGATGGCCTCCTCGGGTTCGTTCACCACGTAGACCCAGCCGTGCTCCGTGCCCACCAATGCCCCGGCCCGGCTGACGATGGCCTCCAGCAGGTCGTCCAGGTCCAGCCGGCGGACCAGGCCGAGCGCCGTCTGGTGCAGGGCCTCCAGGTACTCGCGCTGCGCCTGGAGGCGCCGTTCCCCGACCTTGCGATCGGTGACGTCGCGCACCACCACCTGGACCGCGCTCTCACCGTGGAGCGTGAACGGCGTGGCTGCCACCTCGACGTCGAGCGGCGTCCCGTCGAGCCTCACGAACCGTTCCTCGACCAGCGGGACGCTCTTCCCCTCACGGAGCCGCTGGAGGCGGCCGAGGACCCCGGGGCGGGAGTCCTGGTGGACGAACTCGAGCAACGACCGGCCCAGCAGCTCGTCAGGAAGGCGGGCCCCCAGCAACCGCGCCGCCGCCGTGTTGGCGAACACGACCACGCCATGCTGATGCACCGCGATGGCGTCGGGCGAGAGCTCGACCAGGCTCCGGTACCGTTCCTCCGTCTCCATCAGGGCCTGGTCCTGCCGGTGCCGCTGGACGCTCGCGCCCAGCACGCCGGCCGCGGCCCGCAGCGCCTCGAGCCCTCCCGGCGACCACTCGCCGGAGTCGTCGAAGTCGTCGAACCCCAGGGTCCCCCACCACTCCTTCCCCGCGAACACCGGGACCACGGCGATCGAGTGCAGGCCGTGCCCCTCCAGGGCTCGGCGCTCCGGTTCCGGGAACGCGTCGACCCGGCCGTGGATGGGAGTGCCGCGGGCCAGCGAGCTCGCCCACCGCTCGAACCCGGTGTCGAACGGGCCGGGCAGCTCCGCCGCGGGCTCCCGCGGCTTCGAGCCGGGCGCCGTCCACTCCGCCAGCAGCACCGCGGTGCGCTGTCCCCCGGCGACCGCGTTCTGGAACAGGTGGGCCCGGCTGACCACGGCGGCCTGGCCCAGCGCCGCGAGCACATCCGCGACGACGTCCTCCCACGACGCGGCCCCCAGCAGGGCCTCGGCGGCGTGGGCGACCGCTTCCAGCACGGCCCCGCGAGGGTGCGGCCGGGCCTCCGCCATCGTCCGGCCAACGGGTCCGTGGGGCAGGCGGCCGAGCGGGAGTTCGATGTGAGGTTCGGACATGCCAGATGGGGCCGTTGACGTGGGGCCCTGACGGAGTATCGGCTCTGGGAGGCCGGAAGATGAACGAACCGGGGGAATCCTCGCCGGCCGCGGCCACTACCCTGTCCGTCGTGCGAGAACGGTGGGACGCGGTGGTGGTGGGGGGTGGGGCCATGGGCACCGCCGCGGCCTGGGCCCTGGCCCGCCGGGGCCGGCGCACGCTGCTGCTGGAGCGCTTCCAGATCGGCCACCGGCGGGGAAGCTCGCACGGGCCCACCCGCATCTTCCGCTTCGCCTACCACCATCCCGACTACGTGCGGCTGGCCGTGGCAGCCCGGGACGGATGGCGAGAGCTGGAGCGCGGGGCCGGGGAGAATCTGCTCCACACCACCGGCGGGCTCGACGTCGGGCCGGGAGCCGGCGTGGCGGCCGAGGCCCTGGCCGAGGCCAACGTGCCCTTCCAGTGGATGCGCCCGGAGGATGCGGCCGAGCGGTGGCCCGGACTGGTGGTCCGGGCCGGTGAGCGGCTTCTGTTTCAGGCGGACGCCGGCGTGGTGTCGGCCGGAGCGGCCCTGCTGGCAATGGCCCGAACGGCCCGGAGGGCCGGCGCCGAGATCCGGGAGGACACGCCCGCGGAAGCCGTCACCCCGGACGGGGACGGCGTCGAGGTTCGGACACCGGGAGGGTCGATCGGGGCCCGTGTCGCGGTCCTCACGGCGGGGGCGTGGATGCCGGCGCTCCTTCCCGCGATGGGCCTCGAGACGCCGCTGGCCCTCGAAGTCACCCGGGAACAGGTCACCTACTTCGAACAACGGCGGCCATCCGGCCTCCCGACGCTCATCGAATGGCCAGATCCCACCGATCCCGGCCCCGCGCGGTACGCGGTGCCCGACCCGAGCCTCCCGGGAACGCTCAAGCTCGGCGAGCACCTGGCCGGTCCCGTGGTCGACCCCGAGCTTCGTACCTTCGACCCGGACCCGGTCGCCGAGGCCCGGGTCCACGCCTGGGCGGCCCGGCGCTTCGCCGGCCTCCGCCCTCGCGTATCGGAGACCTGCCTGTACACGACGACTCCGGACGAGGACTTCGTGCTGGATCGCCTCGGCCCGATCGTGGTGGGCTCGGCGTGCAGCGGGCACGGGTTCAAGTTCGCGCCGCTGATCGGCGAGTGCCTCGCGGCGCTGGCCACCGGCGACCCCCCGCCCGTGCCCCTGGAGCGCTTCCGGGCCTCCCGACCGTCCCTCGCGCCGAGGAAGTAGCCTGGAGGACCGTGGGTGCCGTAAAGGACCGATGCGCCCGGTGCGGGCGGCCCGTCGAGCCCGGGGAGCACCTGTGCGCCGTGTGCCGGGAGGAAGGTCCCGGGCCGGTCGCCACCAGGACCACCGGGGCCACCGCCACGAGGGAGCGCCGTCCCCCGCCGGAGCTTCAGGAGCGGGTCCGCCGGTGGCCGCCGGAGATGCCCCGCCCCAGCCCGGTCCAGTACCACGCCACCGTCATGGTCGCGGTCTTCCTGGTGCTGGTGGGCATCGCGGTGTTCGCGTTCTGGTCCCACCACGGCGTGGGCCCGTTCCAGGGCTCGGTCACGCAGTTCCGGCTCTCGGCGGGCCAGTCGCTCACGGTGGTGGCGACCGTGGAGAACCAGGGCTCCAAAGCGGCCCGGTCCACCTGCCGGATCTCGGCACGCAACGCCAGCCACACCGAGGTCGCGGGTGACATGGTGCTCACCCCGCCGGTCCCGGCGCACGGCAGCGTCACCCTGCGGCATTCCATCCCCGGAGTGGCAGCGCCGCCCGCGGATGTGACCATCTCCTGCACCTGAGGGTCCGCCGGGCCTGGCTGGATGGCCTCGGCCGCGGCCCGCGGCCGCGCGGCGCGCCGAGGACTACCGGGCGTCGTTCGAGTGGTGGCGCAGCCCGCCGGCATGCAGCCGGAGGAACACCTGCACCACATTCGGGTCGAACTGGGCCCCCGCCGCGTCGCGCAGCCGGCGGAGCGCCTCCTCCTCCGGGAGCGCCTTCCGGTAGGACCGGTCCGAGGTCATCGCGTGGTAGGCGTCGCACACGAAGATGATCCGGGCGGCCAGCGGGATGTCCTCGCCGGCCAGGGCGTCGGGGTACCCCATGCCGTCCCACCGCTCGTGGCAGGAACGCACGACGGGACGGACCGGCTGGAGGAACTCCACCGGGGCCAGGATCTGCTCCCCGATCTCGGGATGCCGCTGCATGACGGCCATCTCCTCCTCGGTCAGGGCGCTCGGCTTGTTGATGATGTCGCTCGACACGCCGATCTTCCCGATGTCGTGGAAGATGCCGGCGAGCTCGAGGGTCCGGAGCTCCTCGTCGGTCATCCCCATGTCCTCACCGACGTGCAGGGCCAGCTCGGCGACCTCCCGGGCGTGGCCGTGCGTGTACTCGTCCTTGGCCTCCAGCGCGTTCGCCAGCACCTCCACGGTCTGGAGGAACGCGTGCTCCAGGTCGGCGAACCGGGTGGCGTTGCCGAGCGCGAGCGACGCGATGTCCGCGACCCCCCGGGCCAGGCGGAACTGGCGCGATGAGAAGGTCGCCTCGGGTGGACCCGAGGCCACCAGGACGCCCAGACCGTCCGGCTCCCACCGCATGGGAGCCACCAGCGTGGGCTGGCCGGCCGGATTCAGATGGAACTTCTCGGGGATCTCGGCGACCACCTCGGCGGGCAGGAAGAAGGGCTCCTCCACCGACAGCAGGTAGCGCTGGCCCAGCTCGGCGGGGAAGGTCATGACGCGCAGTCGATCGGCATCCGCGCTCGAGAACCCCACGGTGGCGCGGCACCGGAAGCTCCCCTCGGGGCCCTGGAGCCACGCCGACACGCTCATGCCCCCGAACAGCTCCGAGAGCGACCCGACCACCTCGGCCGTGACCCGGCCGGGGTCGCGGGTCCGGGTCAGGGCCTGGGACACGCGGAGCAGCGCGTTCGCGGTTTCGGCGGACTGCCGCTCCTCCTCGAACAGGCGGGCGTTCTGGAAGGCCACCGCGGCGTGGGAGGCCAGTGACTCCAGCAGGCGGAGGTCGTCGGCGTCGAACTGGTTCAGCCCGAGCTTCGACAGCACGATGGTCCCGATCGGTCGGTTGTCGAACTTCATCGGCACGGCCAGGATCGACTCGTCGATCACCGGCGTGCCGGGGATGAGCACCGCGAACTCGCACTGCGCCGCGTCGGCCGCGTAGATGGGCTCGCCGGTCTCCGCCACCCGGCCCGTGATCCCCTCCCCCACCATGGTGACGAGGTGCTCGTAGGTCTCCCCCTGGTACTCGGTGAGCTCGCCCTTGAAGGCCACGGGCACCAGGGTCCGGCCGTCGCCCTCCAGCAGGTGGATCCGGCAGTTGTGGTAGTCGAGGAGGTTGCGGAGCTCCTGGAGCACGGTCTCGCCGATGCGCCGGACGTCCTGGAGCCGGTTCAGCTTGCTGGACAGGGTCTGGAGCAGCTTCAGGTGCCCCACCATCCGGGCCTCGTGCTGCGGGACGGCGCGCACGCCGCTCCACTCCTCCTCCAGGTAGGAGGACACGCGGTTGCGGCCCGCCGACTTCGCCGTGAGCAGCGCGTGGTTGGCGCAGGCCATCAGCTCCTGCGGCCCGGCGGCCTGTGAGGGCCCCTCGGCCACGCCGATGCTCACGGTCACCTTGGTGGGGTCCCCGTTGAAGGCGGCGTCGGCGATCCGCTCCCGGAGGGCCTCCGCCAGCGAGACGGCGTCCGCCGAGCCGGTCACCGGCATGATGACCGCGAACTCCTCGCCGCCCACCCGGCACACCACGTCCCGGGGCCGCGACTCCGTTCGCATCAAGGTTCCTAATCCGGCCAGGACGTGGTCGCCCGCCAGGTGGCCGTGCTGCTGGTTGACTCGCTGGAAGTCGTCGATGTCGATGAGGGCCAGGGACACCGGCACCCGCCCCCTGGCTGCCCGCCGGAGCTCCTCCGCCAGGCGCTCCTGGAAGTAGCGGTGGTTGTACACGCCGGTCAGCGCGTCGGTGACGATCTCCGCCTCCAGGCGCTCCCGGATCTTGGCGTTGTCAACGGCCAGCGCCGCCAGCTCCGCGAACCGTTCCGCCAGCTCCAGCTCGGTCTCGGCGAAGCCGTTCCCGCGGCCGTGGCGGTACAGGTTCAGCATGCCCTTGAGCTCGCCCCGGGCCACCAGCGGCACCGTGAGCAGCGACTCCTCCTCCACCGGGGTGCCCTCGATGTGGCGCGCTCGCGGATCGAGGTCGGCGTCGTTCACCAGCACGGCCTCCCGGCGCTCGGCGGCGGCCCCGGTGATGCCCTCCCCGAACCGGCAGATGCCCTGGGCCAGGATCTCGTCCTCGTGCGGGTCGCGGACCAGCACCGCCCGGAGCTCGCGGATCGCCGCGTCCGCCTCGTAGATGATCAGCGAGTCGTTCGGGATGAGCGTGGCCACCGCGTCCGCGATGGAATCGAGCAGGCGGGTGAGATCGGACTCCGACACCAGCAGCCGCGCCACGTCGGAGAGCACGCGATGTGAACCGTCCGCTTCCACGGACGCCCTGAGGTCCTGCACGAACTCCTCCCGCATCACCCTGCACCAGGGCGGTCACAGGAGATGTCGGCTCCGGATGGGGGGCCTTTAGCTGGCCCAGCAGCTTTGAGACGAAGGTCCTAGCCCGAGCTTGGTTCGCTGTTTCGCCGGGGAATCAAACGAGGTAGAACATCGGTTGGACGCACTGGAGACAGCAGATGAGGGATGCGGGCTTCTTCCGGCGCCCCGGGCTTCTGCTCCCGGCGGTGCTGGGGCCGGTGGTGGAGACCATCGCGGTCCGGCTCCAGGGACCGGCGGGCTCGGCCGCACTGGCCCCCCAGGTCACCGCACCGCCTCCGCTCGACCTGTTCCACGACCTCCGCTGGATCTCCGTGTTCCACAACTCGTGGATCGGGCTCGCGCTCGAGCTGTCCGCCATGGTGGCCCTGCGGAGCCTGTGGGTGGCCTGGGCGGTCCACCGGTCCTGGCCGTCGGACGGCTCTGGCCCCTTGGGCCCTGGACAGGACCCGCCGTCCAAACCATTGCCGTCGCTGCTGGCCTCGGCACGCTGGGTGGCCATCTTCTACTCCATCGCCATCGTGCTGTTCGTGCCCTGGGTCATCGTTCTGGCCGGTCAGGCCATCTCGCACGTCTCGTTCCTGTTCTTCGCTGCCCTCCCGCCGGCGCTGGCCATCGCGGCCGTCCTGCCCCGGGCCGCGGCCAGCCACGCGGCGGGACGGCTGTGGGAATGGCGGCCCACCTGGCGGAGCGCGGGCTGGGTCCTGGCCGCGTTCATGTGGCTGAGCGCCGCCGGCGCGATCACCGCGACGACTCCGCTGCCGGTCGCCGTGCTCGCGGCGGCCGCCGCGGGGCTGGCCAATGCCCGGGCGTGGTTCGGGGTGGTCCAGGACATCGCCACCCGCCGGGAGCGCCGGCCCCTCCGGGCGCTGGCGCCCGCTCTGGTGGGCGCGATCTTCGCCGTGACGGTGGGCGGAACCGCCATCGGGTTCGCGGTGACCTCGGGCCACGGCCACCGGTCGGAAGCGGTCGGTCCCCCTCCCGCGGCGCAGCCCGGCGAGCACCCCGTGCTGCTCGCGGCGGGCCTGCACAGCCGGTTGGCACCGGTCCCCCCGCTCGACCTGCCCGGCGGCTACGTGGGGTGGCGGTTCTCCTACCGGGGACTGGACGGCAAGGGCCGGCCGTTGCCGTATGGCCCAGGGGCCACGCAGCATTCCCTGGCAGGGTCGGCCCGGCTGATGGCCCTGCAGGTCGAGGAGCTCCACCGCGCCTACGGCGAGCCCGTCACGCTGGTGGGCGAGAGCGAGGGAGCCCTGGTGGCCCGGACCTACTTGCTGAAGTTCTACCGGCCCGACTCCCACGACGTCGACCGCTTCATCACGCTCGACATGCCCTCCGGCGTGGCCGGGGTGTACTTCCCGCCCCGCGGACAGCAGGGATGGGGCGTCGGGACGGGGTGGGGACTGCGAGGGCTGGCCCACCTGCTCGGCGCCATCGCCCCGCTCGACCTCTCCGCGGACTCACCCCTGATGCGGGAGGTGCTGGACTGCCGGACCACGCTCTCCCAGCAGGCCGCGTCCCCACCACCGCCGGGGGTGACCGAGGTACAGGTAGAGGCCCTGGCCGACTGGGTCGACCCGCCCCCCGCGGCGCCCCCCGGCGTGCCCACCTATGTCATCGCGTCCACCCACGGCGGCCTGGTCCAGAGCGCCCAGGTGCAGGAGCTCATCCGCGGCATCATCGACGGCGACGCCGGCTCGCACTCCGGCGTCCCGGGCAGGCTGGCGGAGGTGGTGGGGGCCACGGCTCGGGCCTGGCTCCTGCCCACCCTCCCGGCCGACCTCGGCCCCCAGCCCGCCTGCGCCGGCGCCTGAGCCGCTCACGTTGGCCGTCACGACCGCGGGGTAATCTCTGCGCGTGGACCCCATCCTGTTCTCGAGCCATCCAACGCTGGAACGGCCCACGCTGGTCACGGCGTTCCGGGGATGGAACGACGCCGGCGAGTCGGCCAGCGCCGCCGCCTCGTTCCTCAAGGACCGGTGGAAGGCCACCATGTTCGCCCGGCTCGACCCCGAGGAGTTCTTCGACTTCCAGGTGACCCGGCCCGTGGTGAGACTGGTGGACGGGGTCAGCCGGGTCATCGAGTGGCCCGCCAACGAGTTCCATCACGCCCGGGTGGCGGGGCGGGACGTGGTGCTGTTCATCGGGGGCGAGCCCAACGTGCGGTGGCGGACCTTCGCCACGGCGATCGTGGACATGGGCCGGACCCTGGGCGCCGAGCGGCTGGTGACCCTGGGCGCGTTCCTGGCCGACGTGGCCCACACCCGCGAGGTCCCGGTGGTGGGCTCCGCGCCCGACCCCGAGGAAGCCGTCCGCCTCGACCTCGCCACCTCCCGCTACGAGGGCCCCACCGGCATCGTGGGCGTGGTGCACGACCTGTCCAACCGGGCCGGCCTGCCCTCGGTGAGCTTCTGGGCGGCGGTCCCCCACTACGTGCCGGCGGGGGTCAATCCGAAGGCCGTCCTGGCGCTGGTGTCCCGGATCGGCTCGTTCCTGGACGTCCCGGTGGACGTGGAGGAGCTCTCGCCGGCCGTCACCGCATGGGAACAACGCGTGACGGAGCTCGTTGAAGAGAACGAGACCCTCGCCGAGTACGTCCGGCGGCTGGAAGAGGCTGCCGCCACCCCTCCCACGCCGAACGTGTCCGGCGAGTCCCTGGCCGCGGAGGTCGAACGGTTCCTCCGCGACATCGGACAGGAGGGCCGGGACGGCGAGGAGCGGTAGGGGGAAATGTGCTTCGAGGCCTGCTGAGACCGAGGACGCCACCCATCAGCCCGCACCGCGGGCCGGTGGCCACCGACGACGACAAGCCCGTGGCCGCGACCGGGAAGAGTGGGACGCTCCGTGCCGCCATCTTCGGCGTGAACGACGGGCTGGTGTCGAACCTCAGCTTGATCATGGGCGTCACCGGGGCCGGCGTCGGCAACCGCGTCATCCTGCTGGCCGGCGTGGCGGGGCTGATGGCGGGGGCGTTCTCCATGGCCGCTGGCGAGTACATCTCAATGCGGACCCAGCGCGAGGTGTTCGAGCGGCTGATCCACCTGGAGGCCCACGAGCTCGCCACCGAGCCGGAGGAGGAGCGCGAGGAGCTGATCGAGATCTACCGGAACAAGGGCGTGCCGGCGGACATCGCCGAGCAGCTCGTGGAGGTCCTGCACCGCGACCCCGACCTGGCCCTGGAGACGCACGCCCGCGAGGAGCTCGGGCTCGACCCGCAGTCGGGCCTGGGGTCACCGTGGGGAGCGGCCGGATCGTCGTTCGTCACGTTCGCCTTCGGCGCCATCGTGCCGCTGATCCCCTTCATGGTGGGCTCCGGCGTGGCCGCGGCGCTCGCCGCCATCGCCGCCAGCGCCGTCACACTGTTCGCCGTCGGCGCGGCGATGTCGATCCTGACCGGCAAGCGCTTCTACACGTCCGGGGTCCGGATGCTGCTGGTCGGCGCCGTGGCCGCCGGGATCACGTACGGTGTGGGACGCCTGCTCCACGTCGGCGGCGCGACGGTCTGAGCGGCGCTGCTCCAGTCAGCCGGGCAGGCCCTCCGCGGCGGCCCGGTCCGCCAGCACGACCACCCGGCCCGCCGCCACCCGCGCCGCCGGGACGTCTCCGTCCGACAGGAGCTGCTCCAGCGGACCGCGCTTGTTCTCCCCCTCCACCAGGAACACCGCCAGCCGGGCCGCGGACAGCACCGGCAGGGTAAGGGTCATCCGGGTGTGGTCGGGGCGTTCCACCAGCAGGGCGAGCCTGTCGGTGACATCGAGCGCGGGGTCGCCGGGGAACAGCGACGCCGTGTGCCCGTCCTCTCCCAGCCCAAGGAACTCCAGGTCGAACCGGGGCACCCCGTCCCCGAACACCGACCGCAGCGCCTCCTCGTACCCCCCGGGATCGCAGGCCACCATGGCGTGCACCCGGGCCGGCACCTTCGACAGCAGGGCGTGGTTGGCCATGGCGA includes the following:
- a CDS encoding PAS domain S-box protein yields the protein MAEARPHPRGAVLEAVAHAAEALLGAASWEDVVADVLAALGQAAVVSRAHLFQNAVAGGQRTAVLLAEWTAPGSKPREPAAELPGPFDTGFERWASSLARGTPIHGRVDAFPEPERRALEGHGLHSIAVVPVFAGKEWWGTLGFDDFDDSGEWSPGGLEALRAAAGVLGASVQRHRQDQALMETEERYRSLVELSPDAIAVHQHGVVVFANTAAARLLGARLPDELLGRSLLEFVHQDSRPGVLGRLQRLREGKSVPLVEERFVRLDGTPLDVEVAATPFTLHGESAVQVVVRDVTDRKVGERRLQAQREYLEALHQTALGLVRRLDLDDLLEAIVSRAGALVGTEHGWVYVVNEPEEAIEVQVGLGLFAGSVGFRLRRGEGLGGKVWETGETLCVKDYDTWDGRAPDWPTGMFHAGMGVPLTSGDKVIGVLGLVHVEPGATFTDDDVAVLSRFAELASLALDNARLYTSARTELTERRRAEEALGFQAHLLDIVENAVVATDGDDRITYWNAFAGRLFGRSAEEAIGRRFREVIPIPADLAVRVNTEAVAGDTWSGDFDVLRPDGTSFVASARVSPIREGDGERVGLIGVFMDVTERHRAEEALRVAFEREKDVSSRLLALDEMKNTFLEAVSHELRTPLAAILGLALTMERQGDHLPPDRSREMLERLSVNARKLDRLLSDLLDLDRLSRGIVEPRRRPTDVGELVEQVVAGLELAGDRAVEIEVQDPPVTAEVDGAKVERIVENLVANAARHTPDGLPIWVRARRDGDGVLITVEDSGPGAPEHLKEAVFEPFRQGPQSRSHSPGVGIGLSLVGRFAELHGGRAWADDRPGGGAAFHVWLPDRHPAEDEAP
- a CDS encoding VIT1/CCC1 transporter family protein — protein: MATDDDKPVAATGKSGTLRAAIFGVNDGLVSNLSLIMGVTGAGVGNRVILLAGVAGLMAGAFSMAAGEYISMRTQREVFERLIHLEAHELATEPEEEREELIEIYRNKGVPADIAEQLVEVLHRDPDLALETHAREELGLDPQSGLGSPWGAAGSSFVTFAFGAIVPLIPFMVGSGVAAALAAIAASAVTLFAVGAAMSILTGKRFYTSGVRMLLVGAVAAGITYGVGRLLHVGGATV
- a CDS encoding GAF domain-containing protein, producing MEADGSHRVLSDVARLLVSESDLTRLLDSIADAVATLIPNDSLIIYEADAAIRELRAVLVRDPHEDEILAQGICRFGEGITGAAAERREAVLVNDADLDPRARHIEGTPVEEESLLTVPLVARGELKGMLNLYRHGRGNGFAETELELAERFAELAALAVDNAKIRERLEAEIVTDALTGVYNHRYFQERLAEELRRAARGRVPVSLALIDIDDFQRVNQQHGHLAGDHVLAGLGTLMRTESRPRDVVCRVGGEEFAVIMPVTGSADAVSLAEALRERIADAAFNGDPTKVTVSIGVAEGPSQAAGPQELMACANHALLTAKSAGRNRVSSYLEEEWSGVRAVPQHEARMVGHLKLLQTLSSKLNRLQDVRRIGETVLQELRNLLDYHNCRIHLLEGDGRTLVPVAFKGELTEYQGETYEHLVTMVGEGITGRVAETGEPIYAADAAQCEFAVLIPGTPVIDESILAVPMKFDNRPIGTIVLSKLGLNQFDADDLRLLESLASHAAVAFQNARLFEEERQSAETANALLRVSQALTRTRDPGRVTAEVVGSLSELFGGMSVSAWLQGPEGSFRCRATVGFSSADADRLRVMTFPAELGQRYLLSVEEPFFLPAEVVAEIPEKFHLNPAGQPTLVAPMRWEPDGLGVLVASGPPEATFSSRQFRLARGVADIASLALGNATRFADLEHAFLQTVEVLANALEAKDEYTHGHAREVAELALHVGEDMGMTDEELRTLELAGIFHDIGKIGVSSDIINKPSALTEEEMAVMQRHPEIGEQILAPVEFLQPVRPVVRSCHERWDGMGYPDALAGEDIPLAARIIFVCDAYHAMTSDRSYRKALPEEEALRRLRDAAGAQFDPNVVQVFLRLHAGGLRHHSNDAR
- the pgl gene encoding 6-phosphogluconolactonase, producing the protein MSRELRVVDDLPGAAVDLFLEAEPRTVALSGGSTPRPVYERLAETPYPWDEVDVFFGDERCVPADHPDSNFAMANHALLSKVPARVHAMVACDPGGYEEALRSVFGDGVPRFDLEFLGLGEDGHTASLFPGDPALDVTDRLALLVERPDHTRMTLTLPVLSAARLAVFLVEGENKRGPLEQLLSDGDVPAARVAAGRVVVLADRAAAEGLPG
- the solA gene encoding N-methyl-L-tryptophan oxidase, whose protein sequence is MRERWDAVVVGGGAMGTAAAWALARRGRRTLLLERFQIGHRRGSSHGPTRIFRFAYHHPDYVRLAVAARDGWRELERGAGENLLHTTGGLDVGPGAGVAAEALAEANVPFQWMRPEDAAERWPGLVVRAGERLLFQADAGVVSAGAALLAMARTARRAGAEIREDTPAEAVTPDGDGVEVRTPGGSIGARVAVLTAGAWMPALLPAMGLETPLALEVTREQVTYFEQRRPSGLPTLIEWPDPTDPGPARYAVPDPSLPGTLKLGEHLAGPVVDPELRTFDPDPVAEARVHAWAARRFAGLRPRVSETCLYTTTPDEDFVLDRLGPIVVGSACSGHGFKFAPLIGECLAALATGDPPPVPLERFRASRPSLAPRK
- a CDS encoding DUF4307 domain-containing protein; this encodes MGAVKDRCARCGRPVEPGEHLCAVCREEGPGPVATRTTGATATRERRPPPELQERVRRWPPEMPRPSPVQYHATVMVAVFLVLVGIAVFAFWSHHGVGPFQGSVTQFRLSAGQSLTVVATVENQGSKAARSTCRISARNASHTEVAGDMVLTPPVPAHGSVTLRHSIPGVAAPPADVTISCT
- a CDS encoding PAC2 family protein yields the protein MDPILFSSHPTLERPTLVTAFRGWNDAGESASAAASFLKDRWKATMFARLDPEEFFDFQVTRPVVRLVDGVSRVIEWPANEFHHARVAGRDVVLFIGGEPNVRWRTFATAIVDMGRTLGAERLVTLGAFLADVAHTREVPVVGSAPDPEEAVRLDLATSRYEGPTGIVGVVHDLSNRAGLPSVSFWAAVPHYVPAGVNPKAVLALVSRIGSFLDVPVDVEELSPAVTAWEQRVTELVEENETLAEYVRRLEEAAATPPTPNVSGESLAAEVERFLRDIGQEGRDGEER